The Parvibaculaceae bacterium PLY_AMNH_Bact1 genome window below encodes:
- a CDS encoding diacylglycerol kinase family protein (Derived by automated computational analysis using gene prediction method: Protein Homology. GO_function: GO:0016301 - kinase activity [Evidence IEA]), with amino-acid sequence MTGRKRIDIIVNPAAGSRNGGLFDAVVRQLHDKGSFVRCFDTEGPGQATELAARCAQEAYADVVVAAGGDGTINEVACGLLGHPTPLGVLPLGTANVLAIELGQKLQARSVADTLLYGEAKLVGTGLVNGDTFLLMVGAGFDGEVVSAIRPAMKRRFGKFAFVWEGLKTWLRGSGQPISVVLDGECLDAAWVVVTNARHYAGPFVLAPTADIAEPHLLAFIFQKRSRLAFAGYFLGLALGRVACMPGVRVSQFEQLDLSSVMPVPVEVDGDTYQNLPLTVRQGTQFLRLVVPQS; translated from the coding sequence ATGACTGGCAGAAAACGGATTGATATCATCGTGAACCCTGCTGCAGGGTCCAGAAACGGCGGACTCTTCGATGCCGTTGTGCGACAGCTTCATGACAAAGGGTCTTTTGTCAGGTGTTTCGATACGGAGGGACCCGGACAGGCCACCGAACTCGCTGCCAGATGCGCGCAAGAAGCCTATGCAGACGTTGTTGTCGCGGCCGGTGGTGATGGCACTATCAACGAAGTGGCGTGTGGTCTTCTTGGCCATCCGACGCCTCTCGGGGTGCTGCCGTTGGGAACTGCAAATGTGCTTGCCATTGAGCTGGGGCAGAAACTTCAGGCGCGATCAGTCGCCGACACGCTTCTCTATGGCGAAGCAAAGCTTGTTGGCACCGGACTGGTGAACGGCGACACGTTCCTGCTCATGGTAGGGGCAGGTTTTGACGGCGAAGTTGTGAGCGCGATTAGGCCGGCAATGAAGCGGCGCTTTGGAAAGTTTGCGTTTGTCTGGGAAGGCCTGAAGACGTGGCTCAGAGGCTCAGGACAACCAATTTCTGTTGTGCTTGATGGTGAATGTCTTGATGCTGCCTGGGTCGTTGTGACGAACGCGCGGCACTATGCTGGTCCTTTTGTGTTGGCGCCGACGGCGGACATTGCGGAACCGCATCTGCTGGCATTCATCTTTCAGAAGAGATCCCGCCTCGCGTTTGCTGGTTACTTCCTTGGCCTTGCATTGGGGCGGGTAGCCTGCATGCCTGGTGTGCGTGTGTCGCAATTCGAACAACTTGACCTATCGAGTGTCATGCCCGTGCCGGTGGAGGTGGATGGAGACACCTACCAAAACCTTCCATTGACCGTTAGACAAGGCACGCAGTTCTTGCGTTTGGTTGTGCCGCAATCTTAG
- a CDS encoding UDP-2,3-diacylglucosamine diphosphatase (Derived by automated computational analysis using gene prediction method: Protein Homology.): MKTPRPASPNCHRTLFLSDIHLGTPGCKADLLLDFLRNNEAQAIYLVGDIIDGWRIKRSWFWHESHNAVVQEILHKVRHGTNVIYVPGNHDEALRDYTGLDFAGIDISDEVIHRTADGRDLLVLHGDQFDSVVRYASWLAHLGDRAYGIALALNNWLHNARRFLGMPYWSLSSYLKQKVKNAVEYISSFETAVARAARERGVDGVVCGHIHHAEMRDIDGILYCNDGDWVESCTALAEDMTGQLTIVSWHSFSWERDEAALPALSPSSTISENPSEKAA, translated from the coding sequence ATGAAGACCCCACGCCCCGCATCCCCAAACTGTCACCGCACGCTATTTCTTTCCGATATCCACCTCGGCACGCCCGGCTGCAAAGCAGATCTGCTGCTGGACTTTCTCCGGAACAATGAAGCGCAGGCAATCTATCTGGTGGGTGACATTATCGATGGATGGCGCATCAAACGATCTTGGTTCTGGCACGAAAGTCACAATGCCGTGGTTCAGGAAATACTCCATAAAGTGAGGCATGGCACCAACGTTATTTATGTTCCCGGCAACCACGATGAAGCACTAAGGGATTATACAGGCCTCGACTTTGCAGGCATCGACATTAGCGATGAAGTGATCCACCGCACCGCCGACGGTCGTGACCTGCTCGTCCTCCATGGCGACCAGTTTGATAGCGTGGTCCGTTATGCAAGCTGGCTAGCTCATCTCGGAGACCGCGCCTATGGGATCGCCCTCGCACTTAATAACTGGCTGCACAACGCGCGGCGTTTCCTCGGAATGCCCTATTGGTCCCTGTCCTCCTACTTGAAGCAAAAAGTAAAAAATGCGGTTGAGTATATTTCAAGCTTCGAAACAGCCGTCGCACGAGCCGCACGAGAGCGAGGCGTCGATGGTGTGGTCTGCGGTCATATCCACCACGCAGAAATGCGCGACATAGACGGTATTCTCTACTGCAATGATGGAGACTGGGTCGAAAGCTGTACAGCGCTCGCCGAAGACATGACGGGTCAGCTCACCATTGTGAGTTGGCACAGTTTTTCATGGGAAAGAGATGAGGCTGCGCTGCCAGCTCTCTCTCCCTCGTCGACGATTTCAGAAAACCCATCAGAAAAAGCTGCGTGA
- a CDS encoding glycosyltransferase family 1 protein (Derived by automated computational analysis using gene prediction method: Protein Homology.) yields MTLANSQDAPSAPEELRIAIVTDAAPPQVNGVVRTLKQLGKELEGLGHKVMYVTPDMFRTIPLPTYKEIRIALGAKRRVAALLEDFRPDAIHIATEGPLGLAARRYCLKNGRSFTTSFHTRFPEYLHARFRVPEKWTYALVRRFHAPASAVMAATPLLISELEGRGFKNLRLWSRGVDTNLFKPRHESKAGTTENGPLWLYVGRVAVEKNIDAFLDLDLPGTKKVVGEGPRLDLLKKKYQTTKFSGALFGEELARTYAEADCFVFPSKTDTFGLVLIEALASGTPVAAYPVQGPLDVIGDAPVGRLDDDLKTACLAALDADPGTCRDYAMNFSWEACSRQFLSNLSIKSEGIEAKTSNDTAPAFAAN; encoded by the coding sequence ATGACACTCGCCAATTCTCAGGACGCGCCAAGCGCTCCAGAAGAGCTTCGTATCGCCATCGTCACTGACGCCGCCCCTCCTCAAGTAAATGGCGTTGTCAGGACACTCAAGCAGCTGGGAAAGGAGCTTGAAGGGCTGGGACACAAAGTCATGTACGTGACCCCGGACATGTTCCGGACGATCCCTCTTCCCACATACAAAGAGATACGAATTGCCCTGGGCGCAAAGCGGCGAGTAGCAGCACTTCTCGAGGATTTCAGACCAGATGCCATTCACATCGCCACAGAAGGCCCCCTCGGCCTTGCAGCACGCCGATACTGCCTGAAAAACGGACGGTCTTTCACAACCTCTTTTCACACCCGCTTTCCGGAATATTTGCATGCACGATTTCGCGTGCCCGAAAAGTGGACCTATGCGCTCGTAAGGCGGTTTCACGCGCCGGCAAGCGCTGTGATGGCGGCAACACCGCTTTTGATCAGCGAGCTTGAGGGGCGAGGTTTTAAAAATCTTCGCCTTTGGTCGCGAGGTGTCGACACAAACCTGTTCAAACCGAGACATGAGTCAAAAGCGGGAACCACGGAAAACGGTCCGCTCTGGCTCTATGTCGGTCGCGTTGCAGTGGAAAAGAATATTGATGCCTTCCTCGACCTGGATCTTCCGGGAACAAAGAAAGTGGTCGGGGAAGGTCCGCGCCTTGATCTCCTGAAGAAAAAATATCAAACCACAAAATTTTCAGGCGCCTTGTTCGGTGAAGAACTGGCCCGCACCTACGCCGAGGCAGATTGCTTTGTGTTCCCCAGCAAAACAGATACATTTGGTCTTGTTCTCATTGAAGCACTCGCCAGCGGCACCCCCGTCGCGGCATACCCGGTCCAAGGGCCCCTGGACGTCATTGGCGATGCGCCGGTTGGTCGTCTTGATGATGATCTTAAAACAGCATGCCTTGCGGCTCTGGACGCAGACCCTGGTACTTGCCGAGACTATGCAATGAATTTCTCCTGGGAAGCCTGTAGTCGACAATTCCTGTCAAATCTCTCCATAAAGAGTGAGGGAATTGAGGCGAAAACGTCGAATGACACCGCACCAGCGTTTGCCGCCAACTAA
- a CDS encoding YceI family protein (Derived by automated computational analysis using gene prediction method: Protein Homology.): MKSTLAATALSAALMAPTAGWAASYTIDETHAHAAFRVSHLGFSHTLGQFKEISGTLEFDEADPTASSVSVTINTASVDSAHEARDEHLRKADFLNVEEFPTMTFTSTAIEVTGEKTGKLTGDLTLLGVTKPVTLDVIFNQEGPHPFDPSKIVAGFSATGEINRTDFGMAYAAPAIGETVELMIEVEARKD, from the coding sequence ATGAAATCAACACTCGCCGCAACGGCATTGAGCGCAGCACTGATGGCCCCAACAGCGGGATGGGCAGCAAGCTACACAATCGACGAAACCCATGCCCACGCAGCCTTCAGAGTGTCCCATCTGGGATTTTCACACACGCTGGGTCAATTCAAGGAAATCTCCGGCACCCTTGAATTTGACGAAGCCGATCCAACGGCAAGCAGCGTTTCCGTTACGATTAATACCGCAAGCGTGGATTCAGCCCACGAAGCCCGCGATGAACATCTCCGCAAAGCGGATTTCCTTAATGTGGAAGAATTTCCAACCATGACCTTTACGTCGACTGCAATCGAGGTGACAGGCGAGAAAACCGGAAAATTGACCGGAGACCTGACACTTTTGGGGGTCACCAAACCGGTAACCTTGGACGTGATCTTCAACCAGGAAGGGCCTCACCCTTTCGATCCAAGCAAGATCGTGGCCGGGTTTTCCGCCACTGGGGAGATTAACCGTACCGACTTTGGCATGGCCTATGCCGCGCCTGCGATCGGCGAGACCGTCGAACTCATGATCGAAGTAGAAGCCCGCAAAGACTGA
- the typA gene encoding translational GTPase TypA (Derived by automated computational analysis using gene prediction method: Protein Homology. GO_function: GO:0005525 - GTP binding [Evidence IEA]; GO_process: GO:0006412 - translation [Evidence IEA]; GO_process: GO:0006950 - response to stress [Evidence IEA]), whose translation MPLRNIAIIAHVDHGKTTLVDELLKQSGAFRANQDVAERVMDSNDLERERGITILAKTTSVAWTPPEGGDETRINIVDTPGHADFGGEVERILSMVDGVVLLVDAAEGPMPQTKFVLSKALALGLKPLVVINKADKPDARPDWVHDEIFDLFAALDASDEQLDFPIIYASAKQGWATEDLDAADAKDQGLLPLFRKILTHVQPPEALSNGSSDEPFAMLVTTIQRDPYLGRILTGRIEKGVARPNMPVYALRNGSGIVEKGRVTRVLAVRGLSREPVDEARAGDIVAIAGLELATVADTVADPSIDVPLNALPIDPPTLSVLFGINDSPLAGREGSKVQSRVIRERLMAEAEGNVAIQVRDTDSKDAFDVAGRGELQLGVLIETMRREGYELSISRPQVIFREGPNGERQEPIEEVTVDVDDDYAGVVIEKLAERKGEMTDMRPTGGGKTRILFDAPSRGLIGYHGEFLTDTRGTGIMYRVFKEYGDYRGPVEGRRNGVLVSNGAGDAVPFALWNLEDRGFLFITSGEKVYEGMVIGENARPDDLIVNPLKAKQLTNMRASGKDESVKLTTPRRLTLEQAIAYIDTDELVEVTPESIRIRKRHLDPNERKKAERAAG comes from the coding sequence ATGCCGCTTCGTAATATCGCCATCATCGCCCACGTTGACCATGGGAAGACCACCCTTGTCGACGAACTTCTCAAGCAATCCGGAGCTTTTCGAGCCAACCAGGACGTTGCAGAGCGGGTCATGGACTCCAACGATCTGGAGCGGGAGCGTGGCATCACGATCCTCGCCAAAACAACCAGCGTCGCATGGACGCCTCCAGAGGGGGGAGATGAAACTCGTATCAACATTGTCGACACCCCTGGTCACGCCGACTTTGGCGGCGAAGTAGAGCGCATTCTCTCCATGGTCGACGGCGTTGTACTACTGGTCGACGCCGCTGAAGGCCCGATGCCTCAGACCAAATTTGTCCTTTCAAAAGCGCTCGCCCTTGGATTGAAGCCTTTAGTGGTGATCAACAAAGCCGACAAACCAGACGCACGGCCTGATTGGGTTCACGACGAGATCTTTGATCTCTTTGCAGCTCTGGATGCCTCAGACGAGCAGCTCGACTTCCCCATCATCTACGCCTCCGCCAAGCAGGGCTGGGCGACCGAAGATTTGGATGCCGCAGATGCGAAGGACCAAGGTCTTCTACCCCTGTTCCGAAAAATTCTGACCCATGTACAGCCGCCCGAAGCTCTGTCCAATGGTTCAAGCGATGAGCCTTTCGCAATGCTGGTCACAACGATCCAACGTGATCCCTATCTCGGCCGCATCCTGACGGGCCGGATCGAGAAAGGCGTCGCACGTCCCAACATGCCAGTCTATGCACTGCGAAACGGGTCAGGCATTGTTGAGAAAGGCCGAGTTACACGTGTCCTTGCAGTTCGAGGCCTCTCTCGCGAGCCTGTTGACGAGGCCCGCGCAGGCGATATTGTGGCCATCGCTGGTCTCGAGTTAGCAACGGTAGCCGACACTGTCGCTGATCCATCTATCGATGTACCGCTCAATGCACTTCCAATTGACCCTCCAACTCTTTCAGTTCTGTTTGGCATCAATGACAGCCCTCTCGCGGGCCGCGAAGGATCCAAGGTTCAATCACGTGTCATCCGCGAACGACTGATGGCCGAGGCAGAAGGCAATGTGGCCATTCAGGTTCGCGACACCGACTCCAAGGACGCTTTTGACGTCGCAGGGCGCGGCGAGCTACAGCTCGGCGTCTTAATCGAGACCATGCGCCGCGAGGGCTACGAGCTCTCCATCAGCCGACCACAAGTGATTTTCCGCGAGGGTCCAAACGGCGAACGCCAGGAACCCATTGAGGAAGTCACCGTTGACGTGGACGACGATTATGCTGGCGTCGTGATTGAAAAACTCGCTGAGCGCAAAGGTGAAATGACCGACATGCGCCCGACCGGGGGCGGCAAGACCCGCATTCTCTTCGACGCGCCTTCACGCGGCCTCATTGGCTATCACGGCGAATTTCTCACTGACACAAGAGGTACAGGCATCATGTACCGTGTTTTCAAAGAGTATGGGGACTATCGCGGGCCGGTCGAAGGACGTCGCAATGGGGTCCTCGTCTCCAATGGCGCCGGTGACGCCGTGCCGTTTGCGCTGTGGAATCTGGAAGATCGAGGCTTCCTCTTCATCACCTCTGGTGAAAAAGTCTATGAAGGCATGGTGATCGGCGAAAACGCGCGGCCAGACGATCTAATCGTTAACCCGCTGAAAGCCAAGCAGCTCACCAATATGCGGGCATCGGGCAAAGACGAATCCGTAAAGCTCACTACCCCCCGCCGCCTCACCCTCGAACAGGCGATTGCCTATATCGATACAGACGAACTCGTCGAGGTAACACCGGAATCAATCCGCATTCGCAAGCGACATCTCGACCCCAATGAGCGGAAAAAGGCCGAGCGTGCTGCGGGTTAA
- the hisN gene encoding histidinol-phosphatase (Derived by automated computational analysis using gene prediction method: Protein Homology. GO_function: GO:0004401 - histidinol-phosphatase activity [Evidence IEA]; GO_process: GO:0000105 - histidine biosynthetic process [Evidence IEA]), whose protein sequence is MTIAPSTLTDEEAIALADFACTLASAAAKVTLKHFRSDLGVDNKLDGNAFDPVTIADRDAETAIRALIEEHYPDHGILGEEHGVKPGTSPFKWVLDPIDGTRSFISGVPLWGTLIALNDGKYPVVGVMDQPYTGEQFVGRPGQAEFLRDGQRKKLSTRACASLSDAILGCTDPAMFTDPAELNAFSDVRSKARLTRYGTDCYFYCLIAAGHADLVIEASMQPYDIQALIPIVEGAGGIVTNWQGGDAQDGGRIIAAGDKRVHAEALDSLSRVN, encoded by the coding sequence ATGACCATCGCTCCCAGCACTCTGACCGACGAAGAGGCCATCGCGCTCGCTGACTTTGCCTGCACCCTGGCCTCTGCCGCAGCCAAGGTCACGCTCAAGCATTTCCGCTCAGACCTGGGCGTCGACAACAAGCTCGACGGGAACGCGTTTGATCCGGTCACCATCGCAGACCGCGATGCGGAGACAGCAATCCGCGCACTCATTGAAGAACACTACCCTGACCACGGCATTCTCGGCGAAGAACACGGTGTAAAACCCGGCACATCACCATTCAAATGGGTCCTGGACCCAATTGATGGCACTCGGAGCTTCATTTCAGGCGTGCCTCTATGGGGAACTCTGATTGCCTTGAATGATGGCAAATACCCAGTGGTGGGCGTTATGGACCAGCCCTATACCGGCGAGCAGTTTGTCGGCCGCCCAGGACAGGCAGAGTTTCTTCGGGACGGACAGCGCAAGAAGCTATCCACAAGAGCCTGCGCAAGCCTTTCGGACGCCATTCTTGGCTGTACCGATCCGGCTATGTTTACAGACCCCGCCGAGTTAAACGCGTTTTCTGATGTGCGCTCCAAAGCCCGCCTCACCCGCTATGGCACAGACTGCTATTTCTATTGCCTAATTGCCGCTGGTCATGCCGACCTGGTCATCGAAGCGTCTATGCAACCCTATGACATCCAGGCTCTCATCCCCATTGTGGAAGGCGCCGGAGGCATTGTCACAAACTGGCAAGGGGGCGACGCCCAGGATGGCGGACGTATCATCGCCGCAGGCGACAAGCGCGTGCACGCCGAAGCACTCGATAGCCTCTCACGCGTGAACTGA
- a CDS encoding alpha/beta hydrolase (Derived by automated computational analysis using gene prediction method: Protein Homology.): MGIFVETPDLPCPPGGVPGWFVCPDGSRMRTMVWAADHASAPCRGTIVLASGRTEFIEKYFEVIASFLERGFAVATFDWRGQGLSERMLDDPRKGHVDEFSTFDADFVAFMKEVVEPLLPEPYVGVGHSMGGNLMLRAGHNLPNRFAGIVLSAPMLGLNVGSPFQEKLTRWLVSFLNLLGKHASFAPGSGPTAVDEETFEDNVVTSDPERHARQQGVVAKTPSLGLGGPTVGWVHQAFKSVDEVADPACLADITTPVLLCEAGADKLVRGGAIRQIADGLPKGEYLLVEGAEHEILMEQDRYQQVFWTAFDVFTNRVLMPESEKTSVHA; encoded by the coding sequence ATGGGAATCTTTGTTGAGACGCCGGATCTTCCCTGTCCGCCGGGCGGGGTCCCTGGTTGGTTTGTTTGTCCAGATGGATCGCGTATGCGGACAATGGTGTGGGCAGCAGATCATGCGTCGGCGCCTTGCCGAGGGACGATTGTGCTCGCAAGCGGGCGGACGGAATTCATCGAAAAATATTTCGAAGTAATTGCCTCGTTTCTCGAACGAGGTTTTGCTGTCGCAACATTTGATTGGCGCGGGCAGGGATTGTCAGAACGCATGCTGGATGATCCCCGCAAAGGGCATGTGGATGAGTTCTCGACTTTTGATGCAGATTTTGTCGCGTTTATGAAAGAGGTTGTCGAACCTCTCTTGCCTGAGCCCTATGTCGGTGTCGGGCATTCTATGGGCGGTAATCTTATGCTGAGAGCTGGACACAACCTGCCTAACAGGTTTGCGGGGATTGTACTCAGCGCACCGATGCTCGGCTTAAATGTTGGTAGTCCTTTCCAAGAGAAACTGACCCGGTGGCTTGTGTCGTTTTTAAATTTGCTTGGTAAACATGCCAGCTTTGCGCCGGGAAGTGGGCCTACTGCCGTGGATGAGGAAACATTCGAGGATAATGTTGTGACGTCCGACCCGGAACGGCATGCCCGACAACAGGGTGTTGTCGCAAAAACGCCCAGCCTTGGATTGGGTGGGCCAACCGTCGGATGGGTCCATCAGGCATTCAAATCCGTTGATGAAGTTGCTGATCCGGCTTGTCTCGCGGACATCACGACGCCTGTACTGCTGTGTGAGGCCGGGGCGGACAAATTGGTCCGTGGCGGGGCCATTCGGCAAATCGCTGATGGGTTGCCAAAGGGGGAATATCTACTGGTCGAAGGTGCTGAACATGAAATCCTGATGGAGCAAGACCGGTATCAGCAAGTGTTCTGGACAGCATTTGACGTGTTCACAAATCGGGTGCTGATGCCCGAATCTGAAAAAACATCAGTTCACGCGTGA
- a CDS encoding SCP2 sterol-binding domain-containing protein (Derived by automated computational analysis using gene prediction method: Protein Homology.) has product MTFEDLSPQQLLSALAAYLEDEISGATPIGAVLKFEYPDGGCLVIDGTGNANRISLENEEADCVVSLPLETHAQMLRFELDQTTAFREGRMRIKGNIAVAIKLGPLVSTAFRVPGEGA; this is encoded by the coding sequence ATGACTTTTGAAGATTTATCTCCGCAACAGCTCCTGTCTGCTTTGGCGGCTTACCTTGAAGACGAAATTTCTGGTGCAACGCCAATTGGTGCGGTCCTGAAATTTGAGTATCCAGATGGTGGATGCCTGGTCATTGATGGGACTGGTAACGCCAACCGGATTTCTCTGGAAAATGAAGAAGCTGATTGTGTCGTGTCGCTTCCACTGGAAACACATGCTCAGATGCTTCGATTTGAGCTTGATCAGACAACTGCCTTTCGGGAGGGGCGCATGCGCATTAAGGGGAATATTGCTGTGGCGATTAAGTTGGGGCCATTGGTCTCAACCGCATTTCGTGTTCCCGGGGAGGGTGCATAA